From a single Labrenzia sp. PHM005 genomic region:
- a CDS encoding sulfite exporter TauE/SafE family protein encodes MDSFDLILIAFAVFFLAGVVKGVVGMGMPTISLGLMTVFVGVDKAIVLILWPTFLTNLWQAFSGGHLKILLNRLWPFLGAAALTLALGTFILTRAPGGAADLILGVLMIAYAVPMLFGLRLHISPAWQMPAGVFLGAVNGVFSGLTGSYTVPGVMYLQALGFNRDQLIQAMGLLFLSATIVLALALGGFGILDTADALQSLVLCVPALCGVYVGQHLRGRLSDEGFRRVFLGAILCLGIYLVPLGAVRLLG; translated from the coding sequence TTGGACAGTTTTGACTTGATCCTGATCGCTTTTGCCGTGTTTTTCCTCGCCGGAGTGGTGAAAGGTGTTGTTGGTATGGGAATGCCGACCATCAGTTTAGGTTTGATGACCGTGTTTGTTGGCGTCGACAAAGCGATTGTTCTGATCTTGTGGCCAACATTTCTGACCAATCTCTGGCAGGCATTTTCGGGCGGACACCTAAAAATCTTGCTCAATCGGCTCTGGCCGTTTCTGGGGGCGGCCGCGCTCACATTGGCCTTGGGCACTTTTATTCTCACCCGGGCACCCGGCGGGGCGGCGGATCTTATTCTTGGGGTGTTGATGATCGCCTATGCCGTTCCGATGCTTTTCGGTTTGAGGCTGCACATCTCACCAGCATGGCAAATGCCGGCCGGGGTATTCCTTGGCGCGGTCAATGGAGTTTTTTCTGGTCTGACCGGCTCCTACACTGTTCCTGGGGTCATGTATCTGCAGGCACTGGGCTTTAATCGCGACCAGCTAATTCAGGCGATGGGCTTGTTGTTTTTGTCGGCAACCATCGTACTTGCGTTGGCCTTGGGCGGATTTGGCATTTTGGATACTGCCGATGCCTTGCAGTCCTTAGTGCTGTGCGTGCCGGCACTTTGCGGTGTTTATGTGGGGCAGCATCTGCGCGGACGCCTCTCAGATGAGGGCTTCAGACGGGTGTTTCTCGGCGCGATCTTGTGCCTTGGAATCTATCTTGTGCCGTTGGGCGCTGTCCGGTTGTTGGGATAG
- a CDS encoding ABC transporter substrate-binding protein, protein MSSYAAPACQVLRVNGANEWQPISWRSEDQTELKGIFPEITSSVLQDLSVETEYGPDLPWNRLFALLENGAIDVLAGAFATDERTEKFKLSLPVVQDHVGVFVRANLVAKPERLEDLVGLSGRAPFGTDLGPAGNEFAAENLFIDNEPRDNLAEDLKMLADERIDYIFMSRSFGRKAVKAAQLDGVIVDLPWSAASKPVHFMFSKKSPCLDLLVQFDTAIEKGQWSEPLARLLKEYENGGDPVIEKRPQPKVSQ, encoded by the coding sequence ATGAGCAGCTATGCGGCACCAGCGTGCCAAGTACTGCGCGTCAATGGTGCCAATGAGTGGCAGCCGATTTCCTGGCGCTCCGAGGATCAGACGGAATTGAAAGGGATCTTTCCCGAGATCACCAGTTCCGTTCTTCAAGATCTTTCTGTCGAGACGGAATATGGCCCCGATTTGCCATGGAACCGGTTGTTTGCGCTTTTGGAAAATGGCGCAATTGATGTGTTGGCAGGCGCCTTTGCGACAGATGAAAGAACCGAGAAATTCAAACTCAGTCTGCCTGTGGTCCAAGATCACGTTGGTGTTTTTGTCCGCGCAAACCTGGTGGCCAAACCCGAACGTCTTGAAGATCTTGTCGGCTTGTCGGGGCGCGCACCTTTTGGGACTGACCTCGGTCCTGCGGGAAATGAGTTTGCCGCTGAAAACCTGTTCATTGACAATGAACCCCGTGACAACCTCGCAGAAGATCTAAAAATGCTGGCGGATGAACGGATTGACTATATTTTTATGTCGCGGAGTTTCGGAAGAAAAGCTGTGAAAGCTGCCCAACTCGATGGCGTGATTGTGGATTTACCATGGTCGGCGGCCAGCAAGCCAGTTCATTTCATGTTTTCAAAAAAATCGCCATGCCTCGACTTACTTGTCCAGTTCGATACTGCCATTGAGAAGGGGCAGTGGAGTGAACCATTGGCTCGATTGCTGAAGGAGTATGAAAACGGCGGGGATCCTGTCATTGAAAAGCGGCCGCAGCCAAAAGTGTCTCAATAA
- a CDS encoding winged helix-turn-helix domain-containing protein, which translates to MPASSPPQISNAAARHLFLDRHGLATPLRGTTSVEDVNSTIKSLGFVQVDSINTVARAHHMILASRLPGYKESHLKRLLEKNRQLFEHWTHDASVIPADFFPHWRLRFDRDREKLIGRWRNWRQNGFEAKFNEVLQQVSDHGPVSSSTVGEGEKRSNGGWWNWHPSKTALEFLWRTGALSVCHRQGFQKIYDLTERVVLDEHRNTRFETSETIEWANRAALDRLGFATSGELAAFWDLITPAEAKTWCERKLATGEILEVLIECADGAVRKCFAAPETLDTLDNLPEPPSRVRILSPFDPALRDRKRAERLFGFHYRIEVFVPEPKRQYGYYVFPVLESDKLIGRIDMKAHRSEDRLHVKAFWPEKGTRMGKGRIAKLESEIGRMARFSGCSSVTFERDWLRTS; encoded by the coding sequence ATGCCAGCCTCTTCGCCTCCCCAAATCAGCAACGCCGCCGCCCGCCATCTCTTTCTTGACCGGCATGGACTTGCCACACCGCTACGCGGCACAACCTCGGTTGAGGACGTGAATTCTACGATAAAGTCCCTTGGCTTCGTTCAAGTCGACAGCATCAATACGGTGGCGCGTGCACACCATATGATCCTTGCGTCTCGTCTTCCCGGTTACAAGGAAAGCCATCTCAAACGGCTTTTGGAGAAAAACCGCCAACTTTTTGAACATTGGACCCACGATGCATCGGTGATCCCGGCTGATTTTTTCCCGCATTGGCGGCTGCGTTTCGATCGGGACAGGGAAAAACTGATCGGCCGCTGGCGCAACTGGCGTCAAAATGGGTTTGAAGCGAAATTCAACGAGGTTTTGCAGCAGGTTTCCGATCATGGCCCTGTGTCATCATCAACAGTTGGCGAAGGTGAGAAGCGCAGCAATGGCGGCTGGTGGAACTGGCATCCATCCAAAACCGCTCTTGAGTTTTTGTGGCGCACTGGAGCACTCTCCGTCTGCCATCGTCAGGGCTTTCAAAAAATATACGACCTGACCGAACGGGTTGTTCTGGACGAACACAGAAACACGCGTTTTGAGACCTCAGAAACGATCGAGTGGGCCAACCGGGCCGCGCTCGACCGGCTTGGCTTTGCCACCTCCGGCGAGCTTGCCGCCTTTTGGGACCTCATCACACCCGCCGAAGCCAAAACCTGGTGCGAGCGAAAACTGGCCACCGGCGAGATCCTGGAGGTCCTTATTGAGTGTGCCGACGGCGCGGTTCGCAAATGTTTTGCAGCACCGGAAACGCTCGACACTCTGGACAATCTGCCCGAACCGCCCTCGCGGGTGCGAATCCTGTCTCCGTTCGATCCGGCCCTGCGCGACCGCAAACGGGCGGAGCGGCTGTTCGGATTTCATTACCGGATCGAGGTGTTCGTCCCCGAACCTAAACGGCAATATGGATACTATGTCTTCCCGGTCCTGGAGAGCGACAAACTGATTGGCCGGATCGATATGAAAGCGCACCGGTCCGAAGACCGGCTGCATGTCAAAGCCTTCTGGCCGGAAAAAGGAACGCGCATGGGCAAGGGCCGGATCGCCAAGCTGGAAAGCGAAATTGGCCGCATGGCCCGGTTCTCAGGCTGTAGTTCTGTCACGTTTGAACGCGACTGGCTGAGGACTTCTTAA